Within the Photobacterium swingsii genome, the region GCAATAATGTCTGCGGCTTCGCTACCATCATCGAGGCAAGCGGGTACTAATAACAGATCCCATGCTTGTTGATCTAAGGTGGTTAAGCAGCCCATCACATTGGTCACGCGGCTGAGTTGGTAACCTTCAGCTTCACCATTCGCTAATACGTTATCAAGCACCGTATGCTGGGGATGAAACATCAGCACTTGCCAAATTTTCTTTGTCATGAACCTGCTCCTGATTTTCTAACCAGCCGAACCGTAGCGCGACGATTTAATTGCAATGCCTGCTTATCCATTTCTGTGCTAACTAAGTAGCGATCACCATGAGAACGGATTTGTAATAATTTACGAGGAACCCCCAACTCAATCAGCATGGCTGCAACCTCTTCAGCTCGCTGGCGAGAGACACGCATCTTGCTACTAAATTGGCCGAGCTGATCGGAATAACCATCGACGAGCACTTTTTGAACCTGTGCATCAACGCGAATATATTCTGCAATCCCTTTCAACTTATTTATATCTTGCTTATTTAGACGCGAAGAAGCGGCATCAAAGTAAAATTCTGAATCTCTAATTTGTTGATAGTTATATGCTATTAATTGATTTTTACATTGCTGAAACTCAGCCATTGGCTCGCTAAGGTTTATATTTTGGATAACCACAGCGCTGTTTTTTTGACGCTCATCCGTCAAAGTTACTTTTATCCAACGGCCATAAATTAACTCATTAATAACATTTTCAGCATTATTTATTATTAATTCATCAGCAGACTGAGAACGTTGTACTGGCGTTTTTGAATATAAACTTACATCTGGAGTTGATGTCCAAAATGGTGATACTGATTCCACATCAACAATATTATTAAATGGCTTAATTTT harbors:
- a CDS encoding MotY family protein, whose amino-acid sequence is MVCRGIIVAVMVVASCAVNARENKWMAALDDSSWGFYGSKTSCVLSHEIRDFGSVKLISEAGEKTRLMIKSTKIKPFNNIVDVESVSPFWTSTPDVSLYSKTPVQRSQSADELIINNAENVINELIYGRWIKVTLTDERQKNSAVVIQNINLSEPMAEFQQCKNQLIAYNYQQIRDSEFYFDAASSRLNKQDINKLKGIAEYIRVDAQVQKVLVDGYSDQLGQFSSKMRVSRQRAEEVAAMLIELGVPRKLLQIRSHGDRYLVSTEMDKQALQLNRRATVRLVRKSGAGS